A part of Paenibacillus sp. 481 genomic DNA contains:
- a CDS encoding S1 domain-containing RNA-binding protein: MTIEVGTKLQGKVTGITHFGAFVDLSGGVTGLVHISEIADNYVKDVNDHLKIEDVVTVKVINVDKDGKIGLSIKQAVDKPASEQRPPRGPRPDRPAREGGGGGGGGRPGFGNRDRGGRKPNFASFEDKMSRFLKDSEERMSSLKKNTESKRGGRGARRD; the protein is encoded by the coding sequence ATGACAATTGAAGTGGGCACCAAGTTACAAGGCAAGGTGACAGGCATTACGCATTTTGGAGCGTTCGTTGATCTGTCAGGGGGTGTCACGGGACTGGTTCACATCTCTGAAATTGCCGATAACTATGTCAAAGACGTGAATGACCATTTGAAGATTGAAGATGTCGTTACGGTCAAAGTAATTAACGTCGACAAGGACGGTAAGATTGGCTTGTCTATCAAGCAAGCAGTTGATAAGCCAGCGTCCGAACAGAGACCACCAAGAGGTCCAAGACCTGATCGCCCAGCAAGAGAAGGCGGCGGTGGTGGTGGCGGTGGCAGACCAGGGTTTGGGAACCGAGACCGCGGAGGGCGTAAGCCTAATTTCGCTTCTTTTGAGGATAAAATGTCACGTTTCCTTAAAGATAGTGAAGAAAGAATGTCATCATTGAAGAAAAATACGGAATCTAAGCGTGGAGGCCGTGGGGCTCGCCGCGATTAA
- a CDS encoding FtsB family cell division protein — translation MAVSRHSSKRSANDNTQMNVTKRRLRIWLMFMTLFLCWGVYTFFSQMFQMQDLEKESADRQAIKTQAEKARNELKQEVDRLNTTEYILQLARSRGWVLPNEVIIRKQDE, via the coding sequence ATGGCCGTGTCCAGACACTCGTCAAAACGTAGCGCCAACGACAATACGCAAATGAATGTAACGAAGCGGAGGCTGCGCATATGGCTGATGTTTATGACGCTGTTTCTTTGCTGGGGTGTATATACTTTTTTTAGCCAAATGTTTCAAATGCAAGATTTAGAGAAAGAATCCGCAGATCGTCAAGCAATAAAGACCCAAGCGGAAAAGGCCCGCAACGAGCTGAAGCAGGAAGTAGATCGGTTGAACACAACGGAGTATATTCTGCAGTTAGCCCGCAGCCGCGGATGGGTACTTCCGAACGAAGTCATTATTCGAAAACAGGACGAATAG
- the yabQ gene encoding spore cortex biosynthesis protein YabQ: MSLQTQWMTVLLMIVSGLTLGMVFDGYRVVAGQFKFPRWTIPLLDILYWLGATLFVFEMLIKGNQGELRFYVFVGLVMGAWLYVILFSRLTVGIVTLLVRIVLGVYRVVKRCLYVLIVMPLKGLWLLIKAASRFLLTVAIFICKIVLQCLRPLWLLLVWLFRPLVMPLWNRFGMTKRMVRIKEFAYVTARKLFMRARQVKTALARAIKRLRISSLFRRKS; encoded by the coding sequence GTGAGTCTGCAGACACAATGGATGACCGTCCTGCTTATGATAGTAAGTGGGCTGACATTAGGAATGGTGTTTGACGGTTACCGAGTCGTGGCAGGTCAATTTAAGTTTCCGCGATGGACGATCCCGTTGTTGGATATTTTGTATTGGCTTGGGGCGACGCTATTCGTATTTGAAATGCTTATTAAGGGCAATCAGGGAGAGCTAAGGTTCTATGTATTTGTCGGCCTTGTAATGGGAGCATGGCTGTACGTTATCCTGTTTAGCCGTTTAACGGTCGGGATCGTCACTTTGCTCGTACGTATCGTATTAGGTGTATATCGTGTAGTTAAGCGATGCCTGTATGTGCTTATCGTGATGCCGTTAAAAGGGCTGTGGTTGCTCATAAAGGCTGCATCCCGCTTTTTGCTAACCGTTGCTATTTTCATTTGCAAAATTGTGCTACAATGTTTACGTCCGCTATGGTTACTCCTTGTATGGTTGTTCCGCCCGCTAGTGATGCCGTTATGGAATCGCTTCGGAATGACCAAACGGATGGTGCGAATCAAGGAGTTCGCGTATGTTACCGCAAGAAAGTTGTTCATGCGAGCAAGGCAAGTAAAGACTGCTCTCGCAAGGGCGATCAAGCGGCTTCGCATCTCGAGCCTGTTTCGCCGGAAATCGTAA
- the yabP gene encoding sporulation protein YabP, giving the protein MLDHTMKSAKRQEVKMLNRKVLELSGVSNVESFDSEEFLLETDSGFLAVRGHNLHIKNLNLEQGLVAIEGTVNSLTYLDTNTQDKTRGFFGKLFR; this is encoded by the coding sequence ATGCTCGATCATACGATGAAGTCGGCGAAGCGTCAGGAAGTTAAAATGTTGAACCGCAAGGTGCTCGAATTGAGCGGTGTTAGCAATGTTGAAAGTTTCGACAGTGAAGAATTTCTGTTGGAGACCGATAGCGGCTTCCTGGCTGTACGCGGACACAATTTGCATATTAAAAATTTAAATCTAGAACAAGGTCTTGTAGCGATTGAAGGCACGGTCAACTCCCTGACCTATTTGGATACGAATACGCAAGACAAGACGAGAGGTTTTTTTGGGAAGCTTTTTAGGTGA
- the queF gene encoding preQ(1) synthase, whose amino-acid sequence MTNHEAGRNEADLKLTHLGVKTEYPTTYAPDVLESFDNKHPGRDYFVKFNCPEFTSLCPMTGQPDFATMYISYIPDQKCVESKALKLYLFSFRNHGDFHEDCVNIIMNDLIHLLEPKYIEVWGKFTPRGGISIDPYCNWGRPATKYEDMAAHRLMNHDMYPEKVDNR is encoded by the coding sequence ATGACTAATCATGAAGCTGGCCGCAATGAGGCTGATTTGAAGCTAACGCACCTGGGGGTAAAGACGGAATATCCGACGACGTATGCGCCGGATGTGCTGGAGTCGTTCGACAACAAGCATCCAGGAAGAGATTATTTTGTTAAGTTTAACTGTCCAGAGTTTACGAGCTTGTGCCCGATGACAGGGCAGCCTGATTTTGCGACGATGTACATTAGTTATATTCCTGACCAAAAGTGCGTTGAAAGCAAGGCGCTCAAATTGTATTTGTTCAGCTTCCGTAATCATGGTGATTTTCATGAGGATTGTGTCAATATTATTATGAATGATTTGATTCATTTGCTTGAACCGAAATATATTGAGGTATGGGGCAAATTCACGCCGCGCGGTGGCATTTCTATTGATCCATATTGTAACTGGGGCCGTCCGGCGACCAAGTATGAGGACATGGCGGCTCACCGCTTGATGAATCACGATATGTACCCAGAAAAGGTAGACAACCGCTAG
- the queE gene encoding 7-carboxy-7-deazaguanine synthase QueE codes for MKPIPVLEIFGPTVQGEGLLVGQKTMFVRTAGCDYRCSWCDSAFTWDGSAKDDIRYMTAEQIWSELHTLGGNRFKHVTLSGGNPALIPQMSALVSLLRDNGIRTAVETQGSRWQPWLLDVDDVTISPKPPSSGMSTNFVRLDEVMTRLQWQQPQRGYCLKIVVFDEQDLAYAVDVHERYSTVPFVLQTGNDDVHGPDDDALIAKLLRKYEWLIEQVAAEPRLSDVRVLPQLHTLVWGNKRGV; via the coding sequence ATGAAGCCAATTCCCGTGCTCGAAATTTTTGGGCCGACTGTACAAGGTGAAGGCTTGCTTGTCGGGCAAAAGACGATGTTTGTGCGCACAGCCGGATGCGATTATCGCTGTTCATGGTGTGACTCGGCTTTTACTTGGGACGGTTCTGCCAAAGATGATATCCGGTACATGACAGCTGAGCAAATATGGAGCGAACTGCACACACTTGGTGGCAATCGCTTCAAGCACGTCACGCTATCCGGTGGCAATCCAGCGCTAATCCCACAGATGTCGGCGCTAGTAAGCTTACTGCGCGACAACGGAATTCGCACAGCGGTGGAGACGCAAGGCTCGCGCTGGCAGCCGTGGCTGCTAGACGTTGATGACGTGACCATTTCACCGAAGCCGCCCAGCTCTGGTATGAGTACAAACTTCGTTCGACTCGACGAGGTGATGACGCGTTTGCAATGGCAGCAGCCGCAGCGCGGATATTGTCTGAAGATCGTCGTGTTCGACGAGCAGGATTTAGCGTATGCTGTCGACGTGCACGAACGTTACTCGACTGTGCCATTTGTGCTGCAAACGGGAAATGATGACGTGCACGGACCGGATGACGATGCGCTTATTGCCAAGCTGCTACGCAAGTATGAGTGGCTCATCGAACAGGTGGCGGCGGAGCCGCGTCTGAGCGATGTAAGAGTGTTACCGCAGCTTCATACGCTCGTCTGGGGCAATAAACGCGGAGTGTAG
- the queD gene encoding 6-carboxytetrahydropterin synthase QueD — protein sequence MMQPGPYRIVEQLQQLGKDIEQPALRYHTKRVLVSKEFTFDAAHHLHAYEGKCKNLHGHTYKAVFGLSGYVDEIGIALDFGDIKTIWKERIEPYLDHRYLNETLPPMNTTAENMVVWLYEQMEAALRQEPYTTRCAGGRVEFVRLYETPTSYAEARREWMVE from the coding sequence ATGATGCAGCCAGGTCCTTATCGCATCGTAGAACAATTGCAGCAGCTGGGCAAAGATATTGAGCAGCCCGCACTTCGCTATCATACGAAGCGTGTCCTCGTAAGCAAGGAGTTTACATTCGATGCAGCCCATCATTTGCACGCCTACGAAGGAAAGTGCAAAAACTTACACGGGCATACGTATAAAGCTGTGTTTGGCTTGAGCGGATACGTAGATGAAATAGGAATCGCGCTAGACTTTGGCGATATCAAGACGATTTGGAAAGAGCGGATCGAGCCGTATCTCGATCATCGCTATTTAAATGAAACATTGCCGCCGATGAATACGACGGCTGAAAATATGGTTGTGTGGTTGTATGAGCAGATGGAAGCAGCTCTGCGTCAAGAGCCTTATACCACGCGCTGCGCTGGTGGGCGGGTCGAATTTGTCCGGTTGTACGAGACACCTACAAGCTATGCCGAAGCAAGAAGGGAGTGGATGGTCGAGTGA
- a CDS encoding RNA-binding S4 domain-containing protein — MRLDKFLKVSRLIKRRTVAKDVSEQGRVVVNGREAKPSSTVKVGDEITVQFGQKLVTVRVERLQETTKKDEAAGMYTLVKEEPLPKSDDFGW, encoded by the coding sequence ATGCGACTCGACAAATTCCTGAAAGTCTCGCGACTCATCAAGCGACGTACTGTTGCTAAAGATGTGTCTGAGCAAGGACGCGTCGTCGTGAATGGTCGGGAAGCGAAGCCGAGCAGCACGGTCAAAGTTGGTGACGAAATTACGGTCCAATTTGGACAGAAGCTCGTTACCGTTCGTGTAGAACGTCTGCAAGAGACGACCAAGAAAGACGAAGCAGCAGGAATGTATACGCTAGTAAAAGAAGAACCGCTTCCGAAGTCTGATGACTTTGGTTGGTAA
- a CDS encoding HU family DNA-binding protein: MNKTDLINNISTKSGLTKKDVESVLNGFFGEVQDALASGDKVQLIGFGTFETRKRAGRTGRNPQTGKTIEIPESVVPAFKAGNKLKEAVK, from the coding sequence ATGAACAAGACTGATTTGATCAACAACATTTCTACAAAGAGCGGATTGACTAAGAAAGACGTTGAATCCGTATTGAACGGATTCTTCGGCGAAGTACAAGATGCTTTGGCAAGCGGAGACAAAGTACAATTGATCGGCTTCGGTACATTCGAAACTCGCAAACGCGCTGGCCGCACAGGTCGCAACCCACAAACGGGTAAAACAATCGAGATTCCTGAATCCGTTGTTCCAGCGTTCAAAGCGGGTAACAAGCTTAAAGAAGCTGTAAAATAA
- the mazG gene encoding nucleoside triphosphate pyrophosphohydrolase, with protein sequence MSGKITVVGLGSGDPGQLTLATWNLLRESTRLYVRTEHHPVMDLLREHHVTFESFDSIYESHDTFPAVYNEISLRLIEAAVNKPEEPVVYAVPGHPMVAEASVRLLKERCPQHDIELRILGGESFLDQAFVRLGFDPIEGFQLLDATELSLSTINPQLHTVIGQVYDTFTASDVKLSLMDVYPDDYEVVVGHALGVEGQEQIVRVPLHELDHVEGFANLSLIFVPRTSNDAVRNRTFARLHEIVAILRSPDGCPWDREQTHQSIRKNLIEETYEVLEAIDNDDPVGMQEEFGDVLLQIMLHSQMEEELGSFNVYDVVQGLNEKLIFRHPHVFGDKHASDADSALNNWEQMKAEEKRNKGITTEHSSVLDGVPRDLPALMKALKIQKKAAKVGFDWDKIEDVLDKVVEELQELREAIVSAELNSGEAEQAHVQEELGDLIFAVVNAARFTSVDPEEALMMTNRKFICRFQYIEEQLRINGKSFDQTDLLEMERLWQEAKRLEP encoded by the coding sequence ATGAGCGGAAAAATTACGGTCGTCGGCCTTGGCTCCGGAGATCCTGGCCAACTGACGCTTGCTACATGGAACTTACTACGTGAATCAACTCGTCTTTATGTACGCACAGAACATCATCCTGTTATGGATCTCTTGCGTGAACATCACGTCACATTCGAGTCGTTCGACAGCATTTACGAGTCGCATGACACGTTTCCAGCCGTCTATAACGAGATTAGCTTGCGATTGATTGAAGCAGCTGTCAATAAGCCAGAAGAGCCAGTTGTGTACGCTGTTCCCGGCCATCCGATGGTCGCGGAGGCATCTGTCCGCTTGCTCAAAGAACGGTGCCCACAGCACGATATTGAGCTGCGCATTCTAGGGGGCGAAAGCTTCCTTGACCAAGCGTTTGTCCGACTGGGCTTCGATCCGATTGAAGGTTTCCAACTGCTAGATGCCACGGAATTGTCGTTATCAACCATCAATCCGCAGTTGCATACGGTCATCGGACAAGTGTATGATACGTTTACGGCTTCTGACGTTAAGCTCAGCTTAATGGACGTCTACCCTGACGACTACGAAGTCGTAGTTGGTCATGCCCTTGGCGTAGAGGGACAAGAGCAAATTGTGCGTGTACCCTTGCATGAGCTTGACCATGTGGAAGGCTTCGCGAACTTATCGCTTATATTCGTTCCGCGGACTAGTAACGATGCAGTGCGCAACCGCACATTTGCACGGTTGCACGAAATTGTAGCGATATTGCGCAGTCCTGACGGTTGCCCGTGGGATCGCGAGCAGACCCATCAGTCGATTCGTAAAAACTTAATCGAAGAAACGTATGAAGTGCTTGAAGCTATCGACAATGACGACCCTGTCGGTATGCAGGAAGAATTTGGAGATGTATTACTTCAAATTATGCTTCATTCCCAGATGGAAGAAGAGCTAGGCTCCTTTAACGTTTATGATGTGGTTCAGGGCTTGAACGAGAAGCTTATTTTCCGTCATCCGCATGTGTTTGGCGACAAACATGCATCTGACGCAGATTCTGCACTCAATAATTGGGAACAGATGAAAGCGGAAGAGAAGCGCAATAAAGGGATTACCACTGAGCATTCTTCCGTACTAGACGGTGTTCCACGAGATTTGCCAGCGCTGATGAAAGCGTTAAAAATACAGAAAAAAGCGGCAAAAGTAGGCTTTGACTGGGATAAAATCGAAGATGTACTTGACAAAGTAGTGGAAGAATTGCAAGAATTGCGAGAGGCAATTGTTTCAGCAGAATTAAATTCTGGTGAAGCAGAGCAAGCGCATGTACAGGAAGAACTTGGTGATTTGATATTCGCGGTTGTTAACGCAGCACGCTTCACATCGGTTGATCCGGAAGAAGCGCTGATGATGACAAACCGTAAATTTATATGCCGTTTTCAATATATTGAAGAACAACTTCGTATAAACGGCAAATCTTTTGACCAAACTGATTTACTAGAAATGGAGCGTTTGTGGCAAGAAGCGAAGCGACTCGAACCGTAA
- a CDS encoding putative polysaccharide biosynthesis protein, producing the protein MKIRRNSDRGAGQVLSGALTLGLATVISKIIGTLQKIPLQNIAGDGVFGIYNAVYPFYVLLVVIASAGIPVAVAKLVAECEATGNTEDSTRILQAACLLTIATGLLGFIGLLFGAGQIAGWIGNEYTEAAIRSSAYALLVMPVAAALRGFEQGKGRMMSTAVSQVVEQTGRVTVMIVLLLYLTGQQASDDVVAAGATFGSFAGGLCGLLAIGIYWWIGIRNERLEGVEKADRTERAEGAEKAGRAEEALRVVGSDATDITGLVDRTGETSKTDGSGGLVLKPLPVGSWMRRLVWTAIPICLGAIVMPAINLIDVFTLPRLLTAQGMSEAESMVQFGIYSRALPLVQLVTMVAASLAVGIVPAIAEAWRSGNIATLSHMTITAARWSWLLGLASAVGLAALAEPLNTAFYMNDAGSTAFKLLSLTAAGGAFHAVTAALLQGMGSLRAPMIHFVIAAIVKAILNVGLVPAYGINGAAAAAAVSLTLAAVLNAVAIARCSGVRFVVWGAGSGRLAGALTGMAAVVHFVTAYVQRLGGDSQRFAAVGAVAIGVPLGALTFAALAVILGAVHPKELADLPRVGPRLATLAARLPRLRIRR; encoded by the coding sequence ATGAAAATAAGACGCAACTCTGACCGTGGAGCTGGACAGGTTCTATCCGGAGCACTGACGCTCGGTCTAGCGACAGTCATTTCCAAAATTATTGGTACGCTGCAAAAAATACCGCTGCAAAATATTGCAGGGGATGGCGTATTTGGCATATATAACGCAGTATATCCGTTCTATGTACTGCTAGTTGTAATCGCGTCAGCGGGTATTCCAGTAGCTGTTGCGAAGTTAGTAGCTGAATGTGAGGCGACTGGCAATACGGAGGACTCCACGCGCATTTTGCAGGCTGCGTGCTTGTTAACGATCGCCACGGGGTTGCTTGGCTTTATTGGGCTGCTGTTTGGTGCAGGACAGATTGCTGGCTGGATAGGCAATGAGTATACTGAGGCTGCAATACGAAGCTCGGCGTATGCTTTGCTCGTTATGCCAGTAGCCGCTGCTTTACGGGGATTTGAACAAGGCAAAGGTAGGATGATGTCTACAGCCGTTTCACAAGTCGTTGAGCAGACGGGCCGCGTCACCGTAATGATTGTGCTGCTGCTCTATTTAACAGGCCAGCAAGCATCGGATGATGTCGTAGCTGCGGGGGCGACTTTTGGCTCGTTTGCAGGAGGCTTGTGCGGTTTGTTGGCAATAGGGATATACTGGTGGATAGGGATTAGGAACGAGAGGCTTGAAGGAGTCGAAAAGGCTGACAGGACTGAAAGGGCTGAAGGAGCTGAAAAAGCTGGAAGAGCTGAAGAGGCTTTAAGGGTTGTAGGTTCTGACGCAACTGACATAACTGGATTAGTCGACAGAACTGGCGAAACGAGCAAAACTGACGGCTCAGGTGGCTTAGTACTCAAACCCCTACCAGTAGGAAGCTGGATGCGGCGTTTAGTATGGACGGCCATTCCCATATGTCTAGGTGCTATCGTTATGCCTGCGATAAATCTCATTGATGTATTTACGTTGCCACGCCTGCTTACAGCGCAGGGCATGTCTGAAGCTGAAAGCATGGTACAGTTCGGCATATATAGCCGAGCTCTACCACTTGTGCAGCTGGTGACGATGGTTGCTGCTTCATTGGCAGTAGGAATTGTACCAGCAATTGCTGAAGCGTGGCGGAGCGGCAATATAGCGACGCTGTCCCATATGACAATAACAGCCGCGCGCTGGTCTTGGCTGCTTGGTTTGGCTTCAGCAGTCGGGTTGGCAGCTCTGGCTGAGCCGCTCAACACCGCATTCTATATGAACGATGCGGGTTCAACCGCATTTAAGCTCTTATCGTTAACAGCCGCAGGTGGAGCATTCCACGCAGTCACCGCAGCCTTACTACAAGGCATGGGATCGCTGCGCGCACCTATGATCCATTTTGTTATAGCCGCAATCGTAAAGGCTATCCTTAATGTAGGGCTAGTTCCGGCATACGGTATTAACGGAGCAGCCGCAGCCGCAGCGGTGTCGCTTACGCTGGCCGCTGTGTTGAATGCAGTCGCAATTGCACGCTGCAGCGGGGTGCGCTTTGTAGTATGGGGAGCGGGAAGCGGTCGCTTGGCAGGAGCACTTACTGGCATGGCCGCTGTCGTTCACTTTGTGACGGCGTACGTGCAGAGGCTAGGCGGAGATAGCCAGCGCTTTGCCGCCGTAGGGGCTGTTGCAATCGGCGTGCCTCTAGGGGCGCTGACTTTTGCTGCACTTGCTGTTATATTAGGCGCGGTTCATCCGAAAGAGCTAGCTGATTTACCGCGTGTGGGCCCGCGCTTAGCGACGCTGGCCGCACGTCTGCCACGCTTAAGGATAAGGCGTTAA
- the spoVT gene encoding stage V sporulation protein T, which yields MKATGIVRRIDDLGRVVIPKEIRRTLRIREGDPLEIFVDRDGEVILKKYSPIGELGDFAKEYAESLYEGTGHITLITDRDNVIAVAGGSKKDYLDKQIGMILENCMENRKTVVETNSGTYEVAKDNQEALSTFVSAPIVTGGDPIGTVVLLNKDDSVKMGQLEIKMAETAAGFLGKQMEQ from the coding sequence ATGAAAGCTACCGGTATTGTTCGTCGTATTGATGACCTCGGCCGCGTCGTCATCCCTAAAGAAATTCGTCGTACTTTGCGTATTCGCGAAGGAGATCCATTGGAGATTTTCGTTGATCGTGACGGAGAAGTTATTTTGAAGAAATATTCCCCAATCGGCGAGCTTGGCGACTTTGCGAAGGAATATGCGGAATCATTGTATGAAGGTACAGGACACATTACGCTTATCACGGATCGTGACAACGTTATTGCTGTCGCTGGTGGTTCTAAAAAGGATTACTTGGACAAGCAAATCGGTATGATTCTTGAGAACTGCATGGAGAACCGCAAGACTGTTGTGGAAACAAACTCCGGTACTTATGAAGTAGCGAAAGATAACCAAGAAGCGTTGTCTACATTCGTTTCAGCGCCTATCGTGACGGGTGGAGACCCAATCGGTACAGTCGTATTGTTGAACAAAGACGACAGCGTTAAAATGGGACAACTTGAAATTAAAATGGCGGAAACAGCTGCTGGGTTCCTCGGCAAGCAAATGGAGCAGTAA
- a CDS encoding peptidylprolyl isomerase: protein MLQNNKKRSKKFLLILMSAVMALSVLAGCGDKSNAGAADKSSAGAVKDTSPVVAKYEGGEITKNEFDKEIALTLFFYPEYAQLINMEQFREYFVKQQIAYIYIVDKASDKEKADGKKKAEEQLAVIKKNNDKQLQEGLKTQKLTEAEVKDFMARNFIVVEHFNNQVKDENIKAQYEKMKPEFTTASVRHVLVALKDSAGKERKKEDALKKAKEIQARLNKGEDFAKLATQLTDDEGSKKTGGLYKDAKITDWVPEFKAAAATLPLNKVSDPVETQFGYHVMRVESRNVPTLDKLSKEQKDQVKVAAAGEIMAKFMENDLKKIIKEVKLPKPEPQKEAVPQPIAPETKPESGKAPAQQPAQQPKQEGTTTTP, encoded by the coding sequence ATGTTACAAAATAACAAGAAGCGTTCCAAAAAATTTCTATTAATTCTAATGTCCGCCGTTATGGCTTTGTCCGTATTGGCAGGTTGTGGGGACAAGAGCAACGCTGGAGCTGCAGATAAGAGCAGCGCAGGTGCAGTAAAAGATACGAGCCCGGTTGTCGCGAAATATGAGGGCGGCGAAATTACAAAGAACGAGTTCGATAAAGAAATCGCATTGACTTTGTTCTTCTATCCAGAATACGCACAACTTATTAATATGGAGCAATTCCGTGAATACTTTGTGAAGCAGCAAATCGCCTATATTTATATAGTTGATAAAGCTTCCGACAAAGAAAAAGCAGATGGCAAGAAGAAAGCTGAAGAGCAGCTTGCTGTCATTAAGAAAAACAACGACAAGCAGCTTCAAGAAGGTTTGAAGACGCAGAAGTTGACTGAAGCTGAGGTTAAAGACTTCATGGCACGTAACTTCATCGTTGTAGAGCATTTCAACAATCAAGTAAAAGATGAGAACATCAAGGCTCAATACGAAAAAATGAAGCCTGAGTTCACGACAGCATCGGTTCGCCATGTGTTAGTCGCACTTAAAGATAGTGCTGGCAAAGAGCGCAAGAAGGAAGACGCGCTTAAGAAAGCTAAAGAAATTCAAGCACGTTTGAATAAAGGTGAAGACTTCGCGAAGTTGGCTACCCAGTTGACGGATGATGAAGGTTCGAAGAAGACAGGCGGCTTGTACAAAGACGCGAAAATTACGGATTGGGTACCTGAATTTAAAGCAGCAGCAGCAACATTGCCACTGAATAAAGTGAGTGACCCTGTTGAGACACAATTCGGTTATCATGTAATGCGTGTTGAGTCGAGAAACGTTCCGACTTTGGACAAGTTGTCCAAGGAACAAAAAGATCAAGTTAAAGTTGCAGCAGCTGGCGAGATTATGGCTAAGTTTATGGAGAACGATTTGAAAAAGATTATTAAAGAAGTCAAATTACCTAAACCAGAGCCTCAAAAAGAAGCAGTACCACAGCCAATAGCACCTGAAACAAAGCCTGAGTCCGGCAAAGCGCCTGCGCAACAACCGGCTCAACAACCGAAGCAAGAAGGAACAACGACGACTCCTTAA